A stretch of the Halomonas sp. CH40 genome encodes the following:
- the radA gene encoding DNA repair protein RadA, whose translation MAKAKSAFVCTECGAEYRKWQGQCSSCQEWNTLSEVRLAPARPGAASPSSSSAGRGGYAGALSRDVVDLGSVDLSEVPRLSSTFSEFDRVLGGGLVPGSAVLLGGHPGAGKSTLLLQTACKLAQQRRVLYVTGEESLSQVAMRAHRLQLPTQGLKMLAETSIETILAVAEREMPEILIIDSIQTMHLEDISSAPGGVAQVRESAAALTRFAKHSNTVLLLVGHVTKDGSLAGPKVLEHMIDASLLLEGGADSRFRTLRGQKNRFGAVNELGVFAMLEQGLKEVKNPSAIFLSRQQEQAPGSLVMVVWEGTRPILVEVQALVDESALGNPRRVAVGLDPNRLAMLLAVLNRHGGLFTGDQDVFLNVVGGVKVLETSADLAVLLAVVSSLQNRALPQELVVFGEVGLSGEIRPVPSGQERISEAAKHGFTRAIVPRSNAPKKAPQGMEVIAVDKLSDALEAL comes from the coding sequence GTGGCCAAAGCCAAAAGCGCCTTTGTATGCACCGAGTGTGGCGCTGAGTATCGTAAATGGCAGGGGCAGTGCAGCAGTTGCCAGGAGTGGAACACCCTGAGCGAAGTGCGCCTGGCGCCTGCCCGGCCAGGAGCTGCCAGCCCTTCTTCAAGCAGTGCCGGGCGGGGCGGCTATGCCGGCGCCTTGTCCAGGGATGTTGTCGACCTTGGCAGCGTTGATTTAAGTGAAGTGCCGCGCCTCAGCTCAACCTTCAGCGAGTTTGACCGAGTGCTGGGCGGCGGGCTGGTGCCAGGGTCAGCGGTCCTGCTGGGCGGGCATCCGGGGGCGGGTAAATCCACCCTACTGCTGCAGACTGCCTGCAAGCTGGCCCAGCAGCGCCGGGTCTTGTATGTCACCGGGGAAGAGTCGCTGTCCCAGGTGGCGATGCGCGCCCATCGGCTGCAGCTGCCCACCCAGGGGTTGAAGATGCTGGCCGAAACCAGCATCGAAACTATCCTGGCGGTTGCCGAGCGGGAAATGCCCGAAATCCTGATCATTGACTCCATCCAGACCATGCATCTGGAAGATATCAGCTCGGCCCCGGGCGGCGTGGCTCAGGTGCGTGAATCTGCGGCAGCGCTGACGCGTTTTGCCAAGCACAGCAATACGGTGCTGCTGCTGGTGGGGCACGTTACCAAGGATGGCAGCCTGGCGGGGCCCAAGGTGCTGGAGCACATGATTGACGCCTCCCTCTTGCTGGAAGGCGGTGCCGACTCGCGTTTTCGCACCCTGCGGGGGCAGAAGAACCGCTTTGGAGCCGTCAACGAGCTGGGCGTGTTCGCCATGCTGGAGCAGGGCCTCAAGGAAGTTAAAAACCCCAGTGCCATCTTCCTCTCCCGCCAGCAGGAGCAGGCGCCAGGCAGCCTGGTGATGGTGGTTTGGGAAGGCACCCGGCCGATTCTGGTGGAAGTGCAGGCATTGGTGGATGAATCCGCGCTGGGCAACCCGCGCCGGGTGGCCGTTGGGTTGGACCCTAACCGTCTGGCTATGCTGCTGGCGGTGCTTAACCGCCACGGCGGGCTGTTTACCGGCGATCAGGATGTGTTTCTCAATGTGGTGGGCGGCGTTAAGGTATTGGAAACCAGCGCGGATCTGGCCGTGCTGCTGGCGGTGGTATCCAGTCTGCAGAACCGCGCCCTGCCCCAGGAGTTGGTGGTGTTTGGTGAGGTGGGGCTATCCGGTGAAATACGCCCGGTGCCCAGCGGCCAGGAGCGGATCAGCGAAGCGGCCAAGCATGGTTTTACCCGTGCGATAGTGCCGCGCTCCAATGCGCCCAAAAAGGCACCGCAAGGCATGGAGGTGATTGCGGTTGATAAGCTCTCCGACGCGCTCGAAGCCCTGTAA
- a CDS encoding copper resistance protein NlpE N-terminal domain-containing protein, translating into MPLKHLFVGTAMLALLAGCASGPTDQGTGGYEPTEANYQGSLPCRNCDGIALDVTLMGDESQAPEERTFTLNATYRNHPQNPPAENYAGNWETLTGTPSNPDATVYELTPDGEGQTYYFLRIDPQTLELIDPERRRFENSELLRLQRQ; encoded by the coding sequence ATGCCGCTTAAACATCTATTTGTCGGTACGGCCATGCTGGCCCTGCTTGCCGGCTGTGCGTCAGGGCCGACAGATCAAGGTACTGGAGGCTACGAGCCAACAGAAGCCAACTACCAGGGCTCTTTGCCGTGCCGCAACTGCGATGGTATTGCACTTGACGTCACGCTGATGGGAGACGAGTCGCAGGCACCGGAAGAGCGCACCTTCACGCTTAACGCCACCTATCGTAACCATCCCCAGAACCCACCGGCTGAAAACTATGCGGGTAACTGGGAAACCCTGACCGGCACGCCTTCCAACCCGGATGCTACCGTGTATGAGCTGACGCCAGACGGTGAAGGCCAGACCTATTACTTCCTGCGCATCGACCCACAGACCCTTGAGTTGATCGACCCGGAGCGCCGCCGTTTTGAAAACAGCGAGTTGCTGCGTCTTCAACGTCAGTAA
- the hisC gene encoding histidinol-phosphate transaminase has product MSQLWSPAVQSLTPYIPGEQPTERVIKLNTNENPYPPAPGVGETLREFASDHLRLYPDPTSLALRSELARCYGVEPQQVFVGNGSDEVLAFAFQAFFCHGEPLDAPSITYSFYPVYAKLYGIELRQHPLTPEWEVDLEALSQPQPRSGVIFANPNAPTGHTHSLDALESLLQKVTDRVVLVDEAYVDFGTQSAVTLVERYPNLLVTSTFSKSRSLAGLRLGFAMGSAELIEGLERIKDSFNSYPVDSLASAVGIAALQDSDHFAACREKVITTRERTRHQLETLGFEVLPSQANFLLAQHPDHDGAQLFAGLRERGILVRHFNKAGLSNFLRITIGTDDEMDYLIEALQTLVR; this is encoded by the coding sequence ATGAGCCAACTGTGGAGCCCCGCCGTTCAGTCGCTGACCCCTTATATACCCGGCGAGCAGCCGACTGAGCGGGTGATCAAGCTGAACACTAACGAAAACCCTTACCCCCCCGCGCCAGGCGTAGGCGAAACATTGCGGGAATTCGCCTCCGACCATCTGCGCCTTTACCCGGACCCGACCTCGCTGGCCCTGCGCAGCGAACTAGCCCGGTGCTATGGGGTTGAGCCCCAGCAGGTGTTTGTTGGCAACGGCTCCGATGAAGTGCTGGCGTTTGCTTTCCAGGCGTTTTTCTGCCACGGCGAACCGCTGGATGCGCCCTCAATCACTTATAGCTTTTACCCTGTATATGCCAAATTGTATGGCATTGAACTGCGTCAACACCCGCTTACCCCTGAATGGGAAGTGGATCTGGAGGCTCTGAGCCAGCCGCAGCCACGCAGCGGGGTGATTTTCGCCAACCCCAATGCCCCGACTGGCCACACCCACAGCCTGGATGCGCTGGAAAGCCTGCTTCAGAAAGTCACTGACCGGGTGGTGCTGGTTGACGAAGCCTATGTGGACTTTGGCACACAAAGCGCCGTCACCCTGGTTGAACGCTATCCTAACCTGCTGGTCACCAGTACCTTTTCCAAATCACGTAGCTTAGCTGGCCTGCGCCTGGGGTTTGCGATGGGCTCAGCGGAACTGATTGAAGGCCTGGAGCGCATCAAGGACTCTTTCAACTCCTACCCGGTCGATAGCCTGGCCAGCGCCGTGGGCATCGCCGCCCTGCAGGACAGCGACCACTTTGCCGCCTGCCGCGAGAAGGTCATCACCACCCGCGAGCGCACCCGCCATCAGCTGGAAACCCTGGGCTTCGAGGTGCTTCCCTCCCAGGCCAACTTCCTGCTGGCGCAACACCCGGATCACGACGGCGCCCAGCTGTTTGCTGGCCTGCGTGAACGCGGTATTCTGGTTCGCCATTTCAACAAGGCAGGGTTAAGCAACTTCCTGCGGATCACTATCGGCACTGATGACGAAATGGATTATCTGATTGAGGCGCTACAGACCCTAGTGCGTTAA
- a CDS encoding LysR substrate-binding domain-containing protein, which translates to MRARTFDLTLLRTLVAIADTGSVTAASKRLAFSQSTISMQLKRLEAQMELRLHEREGRQVRFTADGERLLTHARRLLALNDDAWQDMQVHQVSGELKLGIPEDYASLLPSVFSYFHQLYPGVGLEVICGVSADLVERVRSGDLDLALVTRQRNSPGGEVIRREPLLWAVGLSYQPLLRDPLPLALYTRGADVFREVAEQSLQSAGRRWRVAYTSQSMTGLAPVVMAGLAIVVVTRSMLTPMLKPLDESSGLPALPSIELALHRAPHRPSEPARRLAELIHEQLADGEP; encoded by the coding sequence ATGCGCGCACGCACTTTTGACCTCACCCTGCTACGTACCCTGGTGGCGATTGCTGACACCGGCAGCGTGACGGCGGCCTCCAAGCGCTTGGCGTTCAGCCAGTCGACGATCAGCATGCAATTGAAGCGTCTGGAAGCGCAGATGGAATTGCGTCTGCACGAACGTGAAGGGCGCCAGGTACGTTTTACCGCCGATGGCGAGCGCCTGCTGACCCATGCGCGGCGGCTGCTGGCGCTGAACGACGATGCCTGGCAGGACATGCAGGTACATCAGGTCAGTGGCGAGCTCAAGCTGGGAATTCCTGAGGACTACGCTTCGCTGCTGCCGTCGGTGTTTTCCTACTTCCACCAGCTTTACCCGGGGGTAGGGCTGGAGGTGATCTGTGGGGTCAGCGCTGATCTTGTTGAACGGGTGCGCAGTGGCGATCTGGATCTGGCGCTGGTCACCCGGCAACGCAATTCGCCGGGCGGGGAAGTGATCCGCCGTGAACCCCTGCTTTGGGCGGTCGGGCTGAGCTATCAACCCTTGTTGCGTGACCCTTTGCCGCTGGCGCTCTACACCCGTGGGGCGGATGTGTTCCGGGAAGTGGCCGAGCAGTCATTGCAGAGTGCTGGGCGACGTTGGCGAGTGGCCTATACCAGCCAATCGATGACCGGGCTGGCGCCGGTGGTGATGGCGGGCTTGGCGATTGTGGTGGTGACGCGTAGCATGCTGACGCCGATGCTCAAGCCGCTGGATGAAAGCAGCGGCTTGCCGGCGCTGCCGTCCATTGAACTTGCCTTGCACCGGGCGCCGCACCGCCCCTCAGAGCCTGCGCGGCGCCTGGCCGAGCTGATTCACGAACAGCTGGCCGATGGTGAGCCGTGA
- a CDS encoding DMT family transporter, with translation MQLTRTFGVFPVSILAAVVAIALWATAPLLAEQARSASPLSLTTLTLLAGALATLPLGKSHGQRVNSLGWRFSLWLGVPLLILGAVSSYFIGMRQAPASEAALITYTWPVLFVLLSQWTQLGRIRLRSLSGAMIAFAGAALLMLPEQGVAFNDASLKGYGFAFLAACCWALYSWVGQASPITLTPYLPRLLLIASLLSALATLALEGRLSVPSDSALWAGIALGLGPFGIAMVAWDKALRGGPSATIGSLAYGVPILAAALLVVTGATPLNWQLPLAGLLVLTGCLQASR, from the coding sequence ATGCAACTGACGCGTACGTTCGGAGTATTTCCTGTCAGTATCCTGGCGGCAGTTGTCGCCATTGCACTCTGGGCCACGGCACCGCTGCTGGCCGAGCAGGCACGCAGCGCCTCCCCCTTAAGCCTGACCACATTGACCCTGCTGGCCGGAGCTCTGGCCACCCTGCCACTTGGCAAAAGCCACGGACAAAGAGTCAACAGCCTGGGGTGGCGGTTCAGCCTGTGGTTGGGCGTCCCCTTGCTGATTCTGGGCGCGGTAAGCAGCTACTTTATAGGTATGCGCCAGGCACCGGCCTCGGAAGCAGCGCTGATTACCTACACCTGGCCGGTGCTGTTTGTGCTGCTCAGCCAATGGACGCAGCTGGGCAGAATAAGACTACGCAGCCTGAGCGGCGCCATGATTGCTTTCGCGGGAGCCGCCCTGCTGATGCTTCCCGAACAGGGCGTGGCCTTTAATGACGCCTCGCTGAAAGGCTACGGCTTCGCCTTTCTGGCAGCGTGTTGCTGGGCGCTATACTCCTGGGTTGGGCAGGCGTCGCCCATCACACTAACCCCTTATCTGCCGCGCCTGCTGTTGATTGCCAGCCTGTTGAGTGCACTGGCAACCCTGGCGCTGGAGGGACGCCTGAGCGTACCCAGCGACAGCGCCCTGTGGGCCGGCATCGCACTGGGCCTGGGACCATTCGGCATTGCCATGGTCGCCTGGGACAAGGCTTTGCGCGGCGGCCCAAGTGCAACCATTGGCAGCCTGGCCTATGGGGTGCCGATTCTGGCAGCCGCCTTGCTGGTGGTCACCGGCGCCACCCCGCTGAACTGGCAGCTGCCATTGGCCGGGCTTCTGGTGCTCACCGGCTGCCTGCAGGCCAGCCGTTAA
- a CDS encoding efflux RND transporter permease subunit, whose amino-acid sequence MSFPNLSALAVRERAVTLFFLMIALLAGLYAFASMGRAEDPNFTVRVMMVSVAWPGATPEELQESVVDRLEKRIQEVEDLYRIETTIRPGRADMQVEFEDYTPSREVSERFYQVRRRMQDEAPQLPEGVVGPLINEDFGDVYFSLVALTAPGMPMRDMVREAEDIRDRLQRLDGVNKAQILGEREERMHVDFDLAALQSLGISPQQVFAAIEAQNTLLPAGRVDTQSARLYVRINHDMASPEALTEVPIRIGERLIRLGDIAEVSRGYEDPPSYLVRAFGEDALLLGVVMQEGENGQAFGERLNDFWQEERQGLPLGMSLQVMTNQADAIDGAVNLFQVKFLVAVVVVMLVTMLAVGLRAGIVVGIAIPITLALTFVVMKAMGINLDRITLGALIIALGLLVDDAIIAIEMMIVKMEQGWERLDAASHAWKVTAAPMLFGTMVTVAGFVPIGFAQSGVGEYAGNIFWVLGIALLISWLVAVVFTPYLGVKILPEQKTHHSEDEAYQSAGYQRLRAFISGCVRFRKSVVAVTLALLVAAIAGMAGPVEQQFFPSSDRPEVLVSVYHPQGSSIEATNATTRRLEALIKDAEGVKSLSAYVGAGAPRFFISANPEQPNPAFAKLIAVAEGVESRDELMAMLRERIEDGEFPEARVRVEALLYGPPVDWPVSFRVLGDDPDQLRAIGHQVREVIKAHPATRDPHLEWDERAPTLHLDIDRNRLQLIGLTPDDVARQLQFQLDGVTITQLRDGIRLVPALGRGAAQDIDDVQSLEVLTNGGQRVPLTQLGELRVAFEEPVIKRYNRQPFVAINADVEGAQPNDVTQQVWEQLASLRDELPSGYRIDTGGSVEQSAKAQASIQVLQPLMVVLMLIFIMLQMRSFAGTFIVVATAPLGLIGAVAAMLLFNQPFGFVATLGLIGLAGILMRNTLILTQQVADNIKEGMPMRQAVVEAGVQRARPVVLTALAAILAFIPLTMDSFWGPLAYVLIGGVAVGTLITLLFVPALYALWYRIEQRG is encoded by the coding sequence GTGAGTTTCCCCAATCTCTCAGCGCTGGCGGTGCGTGAACGGGCGGTGACGCTGTTTTTCCTGATGATTGCCTTGCTGGCCGGACTTTACGCATTTGCCTCCATGGGGCGTGCTGAAGACCCGAACTTTACCGTGCGCGTCATGATGGTGTCGGTCGCCTGGCCGGGGGCGACGCCAGAGGAGTTGCAGGAAAGCGTGGTCGACCGGCTGGAAAAACGTATCCAGGAAGTCGAAGACCTGTATCGGATTGAAACCACCATTCGCCCAGGGCGGGCGGATATGCAGGTGGAGTTTGAGGATTACACGCCCAGCAGGGAAGTATCCGAACGCTTTTATCAGGTACGTCGGCGCATGCAGGATGAAGCGCCACAGCTGCCTGAAGGTGTGGTTGGGCCTTTGATCAACGAGGATTTTGGTGATGTTTATTTCTCACTGGTGGCGCTGACCGCGCCGGGAATGCCAATGCGCGACATGGTGCGCGAGGCCGAGGATATCCGTGATCGCCTGCAGCGTCTGGATGGCGTCAACAAGGCGCAGATACTTGGCGAGCGTGAAGAGCGCATGCATGTCGATTTTGACCTTGCCGCCTTGCAGAGCCTGGGTATTTCACCTCAGCAGGTATTTGCTGCCATAGAAGCACAGAACACTCTGCTACCGGCTGGACGGGTGGATACCCAGAGTGCGCGCCTTTATGTGCGCATTAACCATGATATGGCAAGCCCTGAAGCGCTGACGGAAGTGCCTATCCGGATTGGCGAGCGGCTGATCCGCCTGGGGGATATTGCCGAGGTATCGCGCGGTTATGAAGACCCGCCCAGCTATCTGGTACGCGCCTTTGGCGAAGATGCCTTACTGCTGGGTGTGGTGATGCAGGAGGGTGAAAACGGCCAGGCATTTGGTGAGCGTCTGAACGACTTCTGGCAGGAGGAACGCCAAGGTCTGCCACTGGGAATGTCGCTGCAGGTGATGACCAATCAGGCAGACGCCATCGATGGGGCGGTGAACCTTTTTCAGGTCAAGTTCCTGGTGGCTGTTGTTGTGGTGATGCTGGTCACCATGCTGGCGGTAGGCCTGCGTGCCGGTATTGTAGTGGGCATTGCCATTCCGATCACCCTGGCGCTGACCTTTGTGGTCATGAAGGCCATGGGGATCAACCTTGACCGTATTACTCTGGGGGCGCTGATTATCGCCCTGGGCCTGCTGGTGGACGATGCCATCATTGCCATCGAAATGATGATCGTCAAGATGGAGCAGGGCTGGGAACGTCTGGATGCCGCCTCTCATGCCTGGAAAGTCACCGCCGCGCCCATGCTGTTCGGCACCATGGTCACGGTGGCTGGCTTTGTGCCGATTGGCTTTGCCCAGTCCGGTGTGGGCGAATATGCCGGTAACATTTTCTGGGTGCTGGGTATTGCGCTGCTGATTTCCTGGCTGGTAGCGGTGGTGTTTACCCCCTATCTGGGGGTGAAAATCCTGCCTGAGCAGAAAACCCATCACAGCGAGGATGAAGCCTATCAGTCGGCGGGCTACCAGCGTCTGCGTGCCTTTATCAGCGGCTGTGTGCGCTTTCGCAAGAGCGTGGTAGCGGTGACGCTGGCGCTGCTGGTCGCGGCCATTGCCGGTATGGCTGGCCCGGTGGAGCAGCAGTTCTTCCCCAGTTCTGATCGCCCCGAAGTGCTGGTCAGCGTTTACCATCCCCAGGGCAGCAGTATCGAAGCCACCAATGCCACGACCCGGCGCCTGGAAGCCTTGATCAAGGATGCCGAAGGGGTGAAATCACTGTCTGCCTATGTAGGGGCCGGGGCGCCGCGCTTTTTTATCTCGGCTAACCCGGAACAGCCCAACCCTGCCTTTGCCAAGCTGATTGCCGTGGCGGAAGGTGTCGAATCCCGCGATGAGCTGATGGCCATGCTGCGTGAACGCATTGAAGACGGCGAGTTTCCTGAAGCGCGAGTGCGGGTGGAAGCCTTGCTGTACGGCCCGCCGGTGGATTGGCCGGTCAGCTTCCGGGTGCTGGGCGATGACCCGGATCAGCTTAGAGCCATTGGCCATCAGGTGCGTGAAGTGATCAAGGCGCATCCGGCGACTCGTGATCCGCATCTTGAGTGGGATGAGCGCGCGCCCACCCTACATCTGGATATCGACCGTAATCGGCTGCAGCTGATTGGCCTGACCCCGGACGATGTGGCCCGTCAGCTGCAGTTCCAGCTGGATGGGGTAACGATCACCCAGCTGCGCGACGGTATACGCTTGGTGCCCGCCCTTGGCCGCGGCGCTGCTCAGGATATTGATGATGTGCAAAGCCTGGAGGTGCTGACCAATGGTGGCCAGCGGGTTCCCTTGACGCAGCTGGGAGAACTGCGGGTGGCGTTTGAAGAACCGGTGATCAAGCGCTACAACCGTCAGCCGTTTGTGGCGATCAATGCCGATGTCGAGGGTGCTCAGCCCAATGACGTGACCCAGCAGGTCTGGGAGCAACTGGCCTCGCTGCGCGATGAATTGCCTTCAGGCTACCGCATTGATACCGGTGGCTCAGTGGAGCAGTCTGCCAAGGCTCAGGCCTCCATCCAGGTGCTGCAACCTTTGATGGTGGTGCTGATGCTGATATTCATCATGCTGCAGATGCGCTCTTTCGCGGGCACCTTTATTGTGGTGGCGACGGCGCCGCTGGGCCTGATTGGCGCGGTTGCCGCCATGCTGCTGTTCAACCAGCCGTTTGGCTTTGTGGCCACCCTGGGGCTGATTGGCCTGGCAGGCATCCTGATGCGTAACACCCTGATCTTGACCCAGCAGGTGGCAGATAACATCAAGGAAGGCATGCCGATGCGTCAGGCAGTGGTAGAGGCCGGTGTCCAACGTGCCCGGCCTGTGGTGCTAACGGCGCTGGCCGCCATTCTGGCCTTTATCCCGCTGACCATGGACAGTTTCTGGGGGCCGCTGGCCTATGTACTGATTGGTGGCGTCGCGGTGGGTACCCTGATCACCCTGCTGTTTGTGCCAGCGCTGTACGCCCTCTGGTATCGCATTGAGCAGCGCGGTTAA
- a CDS encoding efflux RND transporter periplasmic adaptor subunit gives MPKLTALLLALLLAGCGETSTESVQQESPRWVKTAELAPVEQPMLMLTGVVRARYETPQAFRVSGQIATRHVDAGQNVSQGDVLFTLDDSDLQAALAASQADLAAAEASVAVSQADLARDRQLLERNFLSQQAFERAELASREALTRRDAAQARVEQSRNALDYATLRAEADGLLIDVAGEPGQVVATGQAIATLAQEGRREVEVAFPSHVRPPANGALLLDDRQISLSRREVAGAADPASRTWRARYQLEEALFSDSLGEVVQTRFPMDSLPEGVFQVTVAAIDERGDGPQLWQVSDGQAQPVAISIERMQRDRAWVRGEQLREGLEVIALGTHLLTPGMDVRPLAQEAAE, from the coding sequence ATGCCCAAGTTAACTGCGCTGTTGCTCGCCTTGCTGCTGGCAGGATGCGGTGAGACCAGTACCGAAAGTGTTCAGCAAGAATCACCGCGCTGGGTGAAGACCGCCGAGCTTGCCCCTGTCGAGCAGCCAATGCTGATGCTCACGGGGGTGGTTCGCGCCCGTTATGAAACGCCCCAGGCTTTTCGGGTCAGCGGCCAGATTGCCACCCGGCATGTGGATGCTGGCCAAAACGTTAGCCAGGGCGATGTGCTGTTCACTCTGGACGACAGCGATTTGCAGGCGGCGCTGGCTGCCTCCCAGGCAGATCTGGCAGCGGCTGAAGCCTCGGTGGCGGTGAGTCAGGCCGATCTGGCGCGGGACCGTCAGCTATTGGAGCGTAACTTCCTCAGCCAGCAGGCATTCGAGCGGGCGGAGCTGGCCAGCCGTGAAGCGCTGACGCGGCGCGATGCTGCCCAGGCGCGTGTGGAGCAATCCCGCAACGCCCTGGACTACGCCACCCTGCGGGCCGAGGCCGACGGGCTCCTGATTGATGTGGCCGGTGAGCCTGGGCAAGTAGTGGCCACCGGTCAGGCAATTGCGACCCTGGCCCAGGAGGGGCGACGTGAAGTGGAAGTGGCGTTTCCCTCCCATGTACGCCCACCTGCTAATGGGGCGCTGTTGCTCGATGACCGCCAGATCAGCCTGTCACGCCGTGAAGTCGCCGGCGCTGCGGACCCGGCAAGCCGCACCTGGCGAGCCCGCTATCAGCTGGAGGAAGCCCTGTTCAGTGATTCCCTGGGGGAAGTCGTACAGACCCGTTTCCCCATGGACAGCCTGCCGGAAGGCGTTTTTCAAGTGACGGTCGCGGCTATCGATGAACGTGGTGATGGCCCCCAGCTATGGCAGGTGAGCGACGGCCAGGCGCAGCCTGTGGCGATTTCGATTGAACGTATGCAGCGCGACCGGGCCTGGGTGCGAGGTGAGCAGCTGCGTGAAGGGCTGGAAGTGATTGCGCTGGGTACCCACCTGCTGACGCCGGGAATGGACGTGCGCCCGCTGGCGCAGGAGGCGGCCGAGTGA
- a CDS encoding GNAT family N-acetyltransferase: MNNRQDVHDQVVECPEAMRRDALWSLAAAQDSAGQRALAAAIQSFTQTPAPDWSGLLYYAANYPTKAVWVQPFPGDMAQLWRPQGEDAEAQALLQAAREWVETHKIRLCHCVVMPNKPAQTALLLAAGMQRVAPLRYLSASLNSRDARASQLTLRPWGELAPTATQSLIEQVQVESLDSPLVCEALGSAELLQGFHRQSPEADRHWFAVYSSPHDPQPIGVLLMVPRQAQGVVEVLLMGLVPTRRGQGLGRELLQAAFDYTAQIGATRLALTVDATNTPARCLYENAGFHCYHSEEIYAWTYPRTG, encoded by the coding sequence GTGAATAATCGTCAGGATGTGCATGATCAGGTGGTGGAATGCCCCGAGGCAATGCGTCGCGATGCGTTATGGTCGTTGGCCGCAGCCCAGGACAGCGCTGGCCAGCGAGCGTTGGCAGCCGCCATTCAGTCCTTTACGCAAACGCCTGCCCCGGATTGGAGCGGGCTTTTGTACTATGCGGCCAACTATCCAACAAAAGCGGTATGGGTGCAGCCTTTTCCAGGTGACATGGCCCAGCTGTGGCGACCTCAAGGAGAAGACGCCGAGGCTCAGGCGCTTCTGCAGGCGGCAAGAGAATGGGTGGAAACGCATAAAATTCGCCTTTGCCACTGTGTGGTCATGCCGAACAAGCCAGCACAAACGGCGCTTCTGTTAGCTGCGGGCATGCAGCGGGTGGCCCCTCTTCGCTACCTGAGCGCATCACTCAACAGCCGTGATGCGCGCGCATCGCAACTCACCTTGCGCCCCTGGGGCGAACTCGCCCCAACAGCGACGCAGTCGCTTATCGAACAGGTGCAGGTAGAGTCACTGGATAGCCCGCTGGTCTGCGAGGCGTTGGGGTCGGCGGAGCTGCTTCAGGGTTTCCATCGCCAGTCTCCAGAAGCGGATCGACACTGGTTTGCGGTCTACTCATCGCCACATGACCCGCAACCAATCGGCGTTCTGTTAATGGTGCCCCGTCAGGCGCAAGGCGTGGTGGAAGTGCTGTTGATGGGGTTGGTGCCGACTAGGCGAGGGCAGGGGCTGGGGCGTGAACTCTTGCAGGCCGCGTTTGATTATACGGCGCAAATAGGCGCGACGCGGCTGGCGCTCACCGTGGATGCCACCAATACCCCTGCCCGATGCTTGTATGAGAACGCCGGTTTTCACTGCTACCACAGCGAGGAAATCTATGCCTGGACCTATCCTCGCACAGGGTAA
- a CDS encoding tetratricopeptide repeat protein, producing MSIIDPRTGEALTAPISPDTANNPSPTAAAADAPSAATSGPAPRREDVIIDLDASNIQQVLEASMQVPILLDSWSPASEPCKTLMPVLEKLAVEYAGAFILAKLDADANPEIAGQLGVRSVPDVKLVSQGGLVDSFQGALPEKDVREWLGRYFQAPEDAPASPEELAEEALKAGDAATAREHYQTLTSQYPEHYAYQVGLAKALVAEGRGDDARSVLDNLPPEERDAAPARGVRASIEFAEQALSHQEVAALGERNDSEAQFQRALRQVADGDYEQGLEGLLALMKSDRSYGDDAARKTLLQVFDALGAEHPLTVTYRRKLFALLY from the coding sequence ATGTCAATTATTGATCCACGTACCGGCGAAGCCTTAACGGCCCCTATCAGCCCTGATACGGCCAACAACCCATCGCCCACAGCAGCGGCGGCAGACGCGCCCTCAGCCGCCACCTCAGGGCCAGCGCCCCGCCGTGAAGACGTCATCATTGATCTGGATGCCAGTAATATTCAGCAGGTGCTGGAAGCCTCCATGCAGGTGCCGATTCTGCTCGACAGCTGGTCGCCCGCGAGCGAACCCTGCAAAACCCTGATGCCAGTGCTTGAAAAACTGGCCGTCGAATACGCAGGTGCCTTCATTCTTGCCAAGCTTGATGCAGATGCCAACCCGGAGATTGCTGGCCAGCTGGGCGTACGTTCGGTGCCGGATGTCAAACTGGTCAGCCAGGGCGGCCTAGTCGACAGCTTCCAGGGGGCGTTACCGGAAAAAGACGTGCGCGAATGGCTGGGCCGTTATTTCCAGGCCCCTGAAGACGCACCGGCAAGCCCTGAAGAGCTGGCAGAAGAAGCCCTGAAAGCAGGTGATGCCGCCACCGCTCGCGAACATTATCAGACGTTGACCTCACAGTACCCCGAGCATTACGCCTACCAGGTGGGGCTGGCCAAGGCGCTGGTGGCAGAAGGCCGCGGCGATGACGCCCGCAGCGTGCTGGACAACCTGCCACCGGAAGAGCGCGATGCCGCCCCCGCTCGCGGTGTGCGCGCCAGCATTGAATTTGCCGAACAGGCGCTTTCCCATCAGGAAGTGGCGGCCCTGGGAGAACGTAACGACAGTGAAGCTCAATTCCAGCGCGCCTTACGCCAGGTAGCCGACGGCGACTACGAGCAGGGCCTGGAAGGCCTGCTGGCCCTGATGAAAAGCGACCGCAGCTACGGCGATGATGCCGCGCGCAAGACCCTGCTTCAGGTCTTCGACGCCCTGGGTGCCGAGCACCCGCTCACCGTAACCTACCGGCGCAAGCTGTTTGCCCTGCTCTACTGA